The following coding sequences are from one Triticum aestivum cultivar Chinese Spring chromosome 5A, IWGSC CS RefSeq v2.1, whole genome shotgun sequence window:
- the LOC123104236 gene encoding uncharacterized protein, producing the protein MSFAPLFRPPPPPDSATFPPPPVPLRGPEVPWSRETPRSHAPLPASSPLRLMMDRGDGPIGSLPEHLLVEILTRLPTHEWVQISCVSKHWASMFRGEYLWQTAIARKWPSAGFRKRWPGPIPRGSARRRFQALYVSENLVPSGGEIDELVGHTYLYLKEQLERVAIPPSSILHGTIIDQFIACGRTGEKAHELASNIWIAVIDNLEENQQTFMLLKHLAQEGDFFLPFPYSRSYKVLWRVFDKLFTDFRDCFSGGDYHEALAGAKSRFQPVPSSWLGH; encoded by the exons ATGTCCTTCGCTCCTCTTTTtcgtccccctcctccacccgACTCGGCGACATTTCCCCCTCCGCCCGTTCCTCTCCGGGGTCCGGAGGTCCCCTGGAGCCGGGAGACCCCGAGGAGCCACGCCCccctcccggcctcctccccgctccg CCTTATGATGGACAGAGGTGATGGACCAATTGGTAGTCTCCCTGAACATCTCCTTGTAGAAATATTGACTCGGTTACCAACCCACGAGTGGGTCCAAATATCATGTGTCAGCAAGCACTGGGCAAGCATGTTCCGAGGAGAATACTTGTGGCAAACCGCTATTGCAAGGAAATGGCCATCCGCTGGTTTCCGGAAACGCTGGCCTGGGCCAATTCCCAGAGGCTCTGCTAGGAG AAGATTCCAAGCACTTTATGTCAGCGAGAACCTTGTACCATCTGGTGGGGAGATTGACGAGCTTGTTGGTCACACATATCTCTATTTAAAAGAACAGCTTGAGCGTGTTGCCATTCCTCCATCCAGCATACTTCATGGCACCATCATTG ATCAGTTCATTGCTTGTGGTAGGACAGGAGAAAAGGCCCATGAACTTGCTTCAAATATATGGATTGCAGTCATTGACAATTTGGAAGAAAACCAGCAGACATTCATGCTCTTAAAACACCTAGCGCAAGAAGGAGAT TTTTTCCTTCCATTTCCATATTCGAGGTCGTATAAAGTACTGTGGAGGGTGTTTGACAAGCTGTTCACCGACTTCCGTGACTGTTTCAGCGGGGGAGATTACCATGAGGCGCTAGCGGGTGCCAAGTCTAGGTTTCAGCCAGTACCTTCTTCATGGCTTGGACATTAG